Genomic window (Azospirillum lipoferum 4B):
GCGGGCACGCCGGCCACGGTGGCGCAGCCGGGGACGTCCTTCAGCACGACGCTGCCGGCGCCGACCTTGGCGTGGGCGCCGATGGTGATGTTGCCCAGCACCTTGGCCCCGGCCGACAACAGCACGCCGTCGCGGACCTTGGGGTGGCGGTCGCCATGTTCCTTGCCGGTGCCGCCCAGCGTGACGTTCTGCAGGATCGAGACGTCGTTGCCGATCACCGCGGTCTCGCCGATCACCACGCCGGTGCCGTGGTCGATGAAGACGCCGCGCCCGACCGGAACCGCCGGGTGGATGTCGACGGCGAAGGCCTCCGACACGCGGCTCTGCAGGAAATGGGCGAGGTCGTGGCGCTGGCGCTTCCACAGCCAGTTTGCCACGCGGTGCCATTGCAGGGCGTGGAAGCCCTTGAAATAGAGGAAGGGCGTCAGGCAGCCGTCGGCGGCCGGGTCGCGCGCCAGGATGGCGGCGAGGTCGGCGGCGGCGGCGTCGACGATGGCCGGGTCGGACTCCATGGCGTCGCGCACAACGGCG
Coding sequences:
- the cysE gene encoding serine O-acetyltransferase, encoding MAMDSLDVAVREAAESVEQSLWRRLRADAARVAEEESGLAPFLYDAVLARDGFGPALAALLVRKLADRAMPEDRLAAVVRDAMESDPAIVDAAAADLAAILARDPAADGCLTPFLYFKGFHALQWHRVANWLWKRQRHDLAHFLQSRVSEAFAVDIHPAVPVGRGVFIDHGTGVVIGETAVIGNDVSILQNVTLGGTGKEHGDRHPKVRDGVLLSAGAKVLGNITIGAHAKVGAGSVVLKDVPGCATVAGVPAKVVGWCRDEPAPALTMDQSLQQGDYSI